In a single window of the Nilaparvata lugens isolate BPH chromosome 1, ASM1435652v1, whole genome shotgun sequence genome:
- the LOC111051316 gene encoding dihydrolipoyllysine-residue acetyltransferase component of pyruvate dehydrogenase complex, mitochondrial isoform X1 has product MEQGNIVSWAKKEGDKLNEGDLLAEIETDKATMGLETPEEGYLAKIIIPAGTKGVPIGKLVCIIVENEADVAAFKDFKDDGAPIKAAEPAAPSPPPAAAAPAPARAAPPPASAAPSPVIPSAAKGDRVYASPLAKRVAAEKGLSLQSLKSGSGLFGSIKLSDLSRASPAGAAASAGAAGAAYTDREVSNIRKVIAQRLCQSKQTIPHYYLTIDINAEEVINLRKEINTNFEKEGIKLSINDFIIKATALACHKVPEANSAWMDTFIRQYHTVDVSVAVSTESGLITPIVFDADRKGLADISTDIRSLAEKAREGKLQPNEFQGGTITVSNLGMFGIKHFSAIINPPQSCILAVGGLQKRLIPTKDGGSRAADFISVTLSCDHRTVDGAVGAQWLAAFRKLIERPQLMLL; this is encoded by the exons GTGACAAATTAAACGAGGGCGATTTACTGGCGGAAATTGAAACAGACAAAGCTACAATGGGCCTTGAAACTCCTGAAGAAGGTTATTTGGCTAAAATCATCATACCAGCTGGAACGAAAGGGGTTCCAATCGGCAAG CTTGTATGCATAATTGTTGAGAACGAAGCCGATGTGGCCGCCTTCAAGGATTTCAAGGACGACGGAGCTCCGATCAAGGCAGCCGAGCCAGCCGCCCCTTCTCCGCCCCCGGCTGCCGCAGCTCCCGCCCCCGCCAGGGCAGCGCCGCCTCCAGCCTCCGCCGCCCCCTCACCCGTCATCCCGTCGGCCGCCAAGGGTGACCGCGTCTACGCCAGTCCACTAGCCAAGCGGGTCGCTGCCGAGAAAGGACTCAGCCTACAG TCGCTGAAATCCGGGTCGGGATTATTCGGTTCGATCAAGCTGAGTGACCTGAGCAGAGCGTCGCCCGCGGGTGCGGCAGCGAGTGCAGGGGCCGCTGGTGCCGCCTACACCGACCGAGAGGTCTCCAACATCCGCAAGGTCATCGCGCAGAGACTTTGCCAGTCTAAACAG ACAATTCCTCACTACTACTTGACAATAGACATCAACGCCGAAGAAGTGATAAATCTCAGGAAAGAAATCAACACTAATTTCGAAAAGGAAGGCATCAAATTGAGCATCAACGACTTCATAATCAAAGCCACAGCACTCGCTTGCCACAAAGTACCTGAAGCCAACAGCGCCTGGATGGACACATTCATCCGACA ATATCATACAGTTGACGTGAGTGTTGCCGTGAGTACTGAATCGGGTCTGATAACTCCAATTGTCTTCGATGCTGACAGAAAGGGTTTGGCCGACATTAGCACTGATATCAGATCTCTCGCTGAAAAAGCAAGAGAAGGAAAACTCCAGCCAAATGAGTTCCAG GGAGGTACAATAACAGTTTCAAACCTTGGAATGTTTGGTATTAAACACTTCAGTGCAATCATAAATCCACCTCAGTCGTGCATTCTAGCCGTCGGTGGACTCCAGAAACGTCTCATTCCAACTAAGGATGGAGG ATCGCGAGCGGCTGACTTCATCAGCGTGACACTGAGCTGCGACCATCGCACGGTAGATGGCGCCGTGGGCGCTCAATGGCTGGCCGCATTCCGCAAACTGATCGAGAGGCCGCAACTTATGCTGCTCTAG
- the LOC111051316 gene encoding dihydrolipoyllysine-residue acetyltransferase component of pyruvate dehydrogenase complex, mitochondrial isoform X2 → MEQGNIVSWAKKEGDKLNEGDLLAEIETDKATMGLETPEEGYLAKIIIPAGTKGVPIGKLVCIIVENEADVAAFKDFKDDGAPIKAAEPAAPSPPPAAAAPAPARAAPPPASAAPSPVIPSAAKGDRVYASPLAKRVAAEKGLSLQSLKSGSGLFGSIKLSDLSRASPAGAAASAGAAGAAYTDREVSNIRKVIAQRLCQSKQTIPHYYLTIDINAEEVINLRKEINTNFEKEGIKLSINDFIIKATALACHKVPEANSAWMDTFIRQYHTVDVSVAVSTESGLITPIVFDADRKGLADISTDIRSLAEKAREGKLQPNEFQGGTITVSNLGMFGIKHFSAIINPPQSCILAVGGLQKRLIPTKDGGSRAADFISVTLSCDHRTVDGAVGAQWLAAFRKLIERPQLMLL, encoded by the exons GTGACAAATTAAACGAGGGCGATTTACTGGCGGAAATTGAAACAGACAAAGCTACAATGGGCCTTGAAACTCCTGAAGAAGGTTATTTGGCTAAAATCATCATACCAGCTGGAACGAAAGGGGTTCCAATCGGCAAG CTTGTATGCATAATTGTTGAGAACGAAGCCGATGTGGCCGCCTTCAAGGATTTCAAGGACGACGGAGCTCCGATCAAGGCAGCCGAGCCAGCCGCCCCTTCTCCGCCCCCGGCTGCCGCAGCTCCCGCCCCCGCCAGGGCAGCGCCGCCTCCAGCCTCCGCCGCCCCCTCACCCGTCATCCCGTCGGCCGCCAAGGGTGACCGCGTCTACGCCAGTCCACTAGCCAAGCGGGTCGCTGCCGAGAAAGGACTCAGCCTACAG TCGCTGAAATCCGGGTCGGGATTATTCGGTTCGATCAAGCTGAGTGACCTGAGCAGAGCGTCGCCCGCGGGTGCGGCAGCGAGTGCAGGGGCCGCTGGTGCCGCCTACACCGACCGAGAGGTCTCCAACATCCGCAAGGTCATCGCGCAGAGACTTTGCCAGTCTAAACAG ACAATTCCTCACTACTACTTGACAATAGACATCAACGCCGAAGAAGTGATAAATCTCAGGAAAGAAATCAACACTAATTTCGAAAAGGAAGGCATCAAATTGAGCATCAACGACTTCATAATCAAAGCCACAGCACTCGCTTGCCACAAAGTACCTGAAGCCAACAGCGCCTGGATGGACACATTCATCCGACA ATATCATACAGTTGACGTGAGTGTTGCCGTGAGTACTGAATCGGGTCTGATAACTCCAATTGTCTTCGATGCTGACAGAAAGGGTTTGGCCGACATTAGCACTGATATCAGATCTCTCGCTGAAAAAGCAAGAGAAGGAAAACTCCAGCCAAATGAGTTCCAG GGAGGTACAATAACAGTTTCAAACCTTGGAATGTTTGGTATTAAACACTTCAGTGCAATCATAAATCCACCCCAGTCGTGCATTCTAGCCGTCGGTGGACTCCAGAAACGTCTCATTCCAACTAAGGATGGAGG ATCGCGAGCGGCTGACTTCATCAGCGTGACACTGAGCTGCGACCATCGCACGGTAGATGGCGCCGTGGGCGCTCAATGGCTGGCCGCATTCCGCAAACTGATCGAGAGGCCGCAACTTATGCTGCTCTAG